A region of Moorena producens PAL-8-15-08-1 DNA encodes the following proteins:
- a CDS encoding caspase family protein: protein MFSRNLALIIGINNYQNGISPLNTAVNDAKKLIEILREKHGYEVWECLDEVATLSNFNKFLDQTLPEQVTENDRLLFYFAGHGVALNGDDGPAGYLIPQDAKLGDTNSYLPMTKLHDAFHQLPCRHFLGILDCCFAGAFKWSSTRDLLTSPEVIHQERYDRFITDPAWQIITSSASDQKALDNFNLDSERGQIGNHSPFASALLEALEGAGDIYPPATNGKPAGDGVITATKLYLYLRDRVEIPTEKYRLRQTPGIWCLDKHDKGEYIFLSPGHELNLPPAPPLDESKNPYRGLNSFEEEHSQLFFGRTLLVEKLQDFVNTHPLSVVLGASGSGKSSLVKAGLIPQLKQENTDKWSIVSPIRPGETPFQALTKALVEAGLPKVELGNKQKTLTESIAVWVKNNPKSKLLIFIDQSEEIITLCQDEQERQEFFQQILAAIDGYREQLRVVLSLRSDFEPQICDLGLTLAPEVLNQLGTTVLINLWQSGRFIVPAMTRGELNEAIEKPAQARVMYFQPHELVEELIDEVADMPGALSLLSFALSELYLKYLRRQRQAQYGGITIDRALTQADYSELGGVMRSLTQRADEEYQKLVQENPAYDQVIRHVMLRMVALGGGELARRQVPLSELEYPPQKNDLVKEVIERFSTARLLVEGQDAEGNPYVEPAHDALVRGWQRLLGWKQQEEESLLLQRRLTPAAVEWKSVKSKKQSSGFEVKAEAVINWLNGRLDLAENFLNKINTLENPQLARLWQRTSDEQKGSREKPVQFLWNANPYLDVLNKELNSEDNWFNQVEVEFVQRSVRRKSFNTRRNWGVAIAVILGLATGLVFSLIGQKDALIGQIKADRQTAEANLQSDQELEALLASLRAAKSLQDWPGYLFLFKPDSQLQTEVLQTLRKVFYSTREYNRREVPKGFKKMFFKPDDTLMIATAKNGIVRLQDFQGRQQPKVFSGHEGEVDLDVSPDSRLLATIDQEGTFRLWKLEKKPEEQSPIEKLNSMLTNTLYRRNFSFSPDSNKLAVWSDSVDLPIIWWENRHEPKLLNNPLNLTRNYFFKFNYKNQLVVVNQYYDTLRFLDYRSMKKLAEFKENKTLFDIVFSHNSQYFGGWFISKGSYAYVGSLNGNDSENDFKQIGRASSIIFDTEDRLIVGHNGDGIISVYDEPDKIDTSLSDALEFELKGHQGGIREVISSSSKGRQLASLGDDNTLVWWKLDQKPLEELELIPNLKSISISPDGKQLAVVGSDDIIRLLDLTGKVLKQFPDIKTTIRQIIFNPDGTQLAVLDEDNRIRLLDLKGKELYNSNKKFNKTNKTISQLLFSPNGEELVVVENDPNVENNNSTPHRFNLNSKIWKTEPEQMGEIAFSSDGKLLVAHQDVAEGWIEKNYEERGNIFLEELESGKQLVHFKGANNNLDSIGFSTKGGLVVSGEWRDSDDEGKTRVWDMSGKLLTAFEDGHQTEVTSISLSADGSLLATLDRSGTAKLWRIGGFNELIVKGCNWVRDYLETNPNLDESDRNLCKNVPPL, encoded by the coding sequence AAATTCTGCGCGAGAAGCATGGCTATGAAGTCTGGGAATGCTTAGACGAAGTAGCGACTCTCTCTAACTTCAACAAATTTTTAGACCAAACCCTACCCGAACAAGTCACTGAAAATGACCGCTTATTATTTTACTTCGCTGGTCATGGAGTTGCCCTCAATGGGGATGATGGCCCGGCTGGTTACCTAATTCCTCAAGATGCCAAACTGGGGGATACTAATAGTTATCTGCCCATGACCAAGTTACATGATGCTTTCCATCAATTACCCTGTCGTCATTTCTTAGGTATCCTAGACTGCTGTTTTGCTGGTGCTTTTAAATGGTCAAGTACCAGGGATTTACTAACATCGCCAGAAGTCATTCACCAAGAGCGTTATGACCGTTTTATTACTGACCCGGCCTGGCAAATCATTACGTCCTCAGCTTCGGATCAAAAGGCTTTAGATAACTTTAATTTAGATAGCGAACGCGGTCAAATCGGCAATCATTCCCCTTTTGCTAGTGCATTATTAGAAGCCCTAGAAGGGGCAGGAGATATCTATCCTCCTGCCACCAATGGCAAACCGGCTGGAGATGGGGTAATTACAGCCACAAAATTATATTTATATTTACGGGATCGAGTCGAAATTCCCACAGAAAAATACCGTCTGCGCCAAACCCCTGGTATTTGGTGTTTAGACAAGCACGATAAAGGGGAGTATATCTTTCTGTCTCCAGGACATGAACTCAACTTACCCCCCGCACCACCATTAGATGAGTCGAAAAATCCCTATCGGGGTTTAAACTCCTTTGAAGAGGAACACAGTCAACTATTTTTTGGTAGAACATTACTAGTAGAAAAGTTACAGGATTTTGTCAATACTCATCCCTTAAGTGTGGTCTTAGGTGCTTCCGGTTCGGGGAAATCGAGTTTGGTGAAAGCGGGATTAATTCCCCAGTTGAAACAGGAAAATACCGATAAATGGTCGATAGTGTCACCAATTCGTCCCGGAGAAACCCCCTTCCAAGCTCTCACGAAAGCCCTGGTTGAGGCCGGATTACCAAAAGTCGAGTTAGGGAACAAACAAAAAACTCTCACTGAAAGTATTGCGGTTTGGGTTAAAAACAATCCCAAATCGAAGTTATTAATCTTTATTGACCAAAGCGAAGAAATCATTACACTCTGTCAAGATGAGCAGGAGCGCCAGGAATTTTTCCAACAGATACTGGCAGCAATTGATGGCTATCGGGAGCAATTACGAGTAGTATTAAGCCTACGTTCTGATTTTGAACCCCAAATCTGTGATTTGGGCTTAACGTTGGCACCGGAAGTACTAAATCAATTGGGAACCACGGTACTGATAAATCTTTGGCAAAGTGGACGATTTATTGTACCAGCCATGACACGAGGGGAACTCAACGAAGCGATAGAAAAACCGGCTCAAGCACGGGTAATGTATTTTCAGCCCCACGAATTAGTAGAAGAATTAATTGATGAAGTGGCGGATATGCCGGGAGCATTATCCCTGCTGTCTTTTGCCTTGAGTGAACTGTATCTCAAGTATTTAAGGCGACAACGGCAGGCACAATACGGGGGTATTACTATTGACCGGGCGTTGACTCAAGCCGATTATAGTGAATTGGGGGGAGTAATGCGATCGCTAACTCAAAGGGCGGATGAGGAGTATCAGAAGCTAGTTCAAGAAAATCCCGCTTATGACCAAGTAATCCGTCATGTCATGCTGCGGATGGTGGCACTAGGTGGGGGTGAGTTAGCCCGTAGGCAAGTACCTTTATCGGAATTGGAATATCCGCCTCAGAAAAATGATTTAGTCAAGGAAGTCATTGAGCGTTTTAGCACAGCACGGTTATTAGTAGAAGGACAAGATGCTGAGGGGAATCCCTATGTAGAACCAGCCCATGATGCTTTAGTGCGGGGATGGCAAAGATTGCTGGGATGGAAGCAACAGGAGGAGGAAAGTCTACTTCTGCAACGGCGGTTGACTCCTGCGGCGGTGGAGTGGAAAAGTGTTAAAAGCAAAAAACAATCATCCGGTTTTGAAGTCAAGGCTGAAGCTGTGATTAATTGGTTGAATGGGAGACTTGACCTTGCTGAAAACTTTCTTAACAAAATAAACACCCTCGAAAATCCTCAGTTGGCTCGATTGTGGCAACGGACATCGGATGAACAAAAAGGTTCGAGAGAGAAACCCGTACAGTTTCTTTGGAATGCCAATCCTTATCTCGATGTATTGAATAAAGAACTCAATTCTGAGGACAACTGGTTTAACCAGGTAGAAGTTGAGTTTGTGCAGCGTAGCGTCCGGCGAAAAAGCTTCAATACTCGTCGGAATTGGGGTGTTGCGATCGCAGTCATTCTGGGGTTAGCTACAGGTTTGGTATTCTCCTTAATTGGTCAGAAAGATGCCCTGATCGGTCAAATTAAGGCTGATCGGCAAACAGCCGAAGCCAACTTACAATCAGATCAAGAGTTAGAAGCTTTGCTTGCCAGTTTACGGGCAGCAAAATCTCTTCAAGATTGGCCAGGATACTTATTCTTATTCAAGCCAGACAGTCAGCTTCAAACTGAAGTGTTACAAACTTTGCGAAAGGTATTCTATTCAACTAGAGAATATAACCGCAGAGAAGTGCCTAAAGGTTTTAAAAAGATGTTTTTTAAGCCTGATGACACGTTAATGATTGCTACAGCAAAGAATGGTATTGTCCGCTTACAAGACTTCCAAGGCAGACAACAACCCAAAGTATTTTCAGGACATGAGGGGGAGGTAGACCTTGATGTTAGTCCGGATAGTCGCTTATTAGCAACAATTGACCAGGAAGGGACTTTTCGCCTGTGGAAATTAGAAAAAAAACCGGAAGAACAATCCCCGATTGAAAAGTTGAATTCAATGCTTACAAATACTTTATATAGAAGAAATTTCAGTTTCAGTCCAGATAGCAATAAGCTTGCCGTATGGAGTGATTCCGTGGATTTGCCTATTATATGGTGGGAAAATAGACATGAACCAAAGCTATTGAATAACCCATTAAATTTGACTAGAAATTATTTTTTTAAATTTAACTATAAAAATCAGCTAGTAGTAGTAAACCAATATTACGATACCCTCAGATTTTTGGACTACAGGAGTATGAAAAAGTTGGCAGAGTTTAAAGAAAATAAGACATTATTCGATATAGTTTTTAGTCATAATAGTCAATATTTCGGAGGATGGTTTATATCAAAGGGAAGCTACGCCTACGTTGGCAGTTTAAATGGGAATGATTCGGAGAATGATTTTAAACAAATAGGTAGAGCTAGCAGTATTATTTTTGATACCGAAGATCGTCTGATTGTTGGGCACAATGGTGATGGTATTATTAGTGTTTATGATGAGCCAGATAAGATTGATACCTCTTTGTCAGACGCCTTGGAATTTGAACTGAAAGGGCACCAAGGTGGTATTCGTGAGGTTATTTCTAGCTCGTCGAAGGGCAGACAACTTGCTAGTTTAGGTGATGACAATACTCTGGTCTGGTGGAAACTAGATCAGAAGCCATTAGAGGAGTTAGAGCTAATTCCGAATTTAAAAAGTATCAGCATCAGCCCCGATGGTAAGCAACTAGCTGTTGTCGGAAGTGATGACATTATTCGTCTGTTGGATTTGACTGGTAAGGTGTTGAAGCAATTTCCCGATATTAAAACAACAATAAGGCAAATCATTTTTAACCCTGATGGTACACAATTGGCTGTATTGGATGAAGATAATAGGATTCGCTTATTGGATTTGAAGGGCAAGGAGTTGTATAACTCTAATAAAAAATTTAATAAAACTAATAAAACAATTAGCCAGCTTCTTTTTAGCCCTAATGGTGAAGAATTGGTTGTTGTGGAGAACGATCCTAATGTAGAGAATAATAATAGTACTCCCCATCGGTTTAATTTGAACAGTAAAATCTGGAAAACAGAACCTGAGCAGATGGGTGAAATCGCTTTTAGCTCCGATGGTAAGCTGTTAGTTGCGCACCAGGATGTCGCAGAAGGATGGATTGAGAAAAACTATGAAGAGAGAGGTAATATCTTTTTAGAAGAATTGGAGTCTGGTAAGCAATTAGTTCACTTTAAGGGTGCTAATAACAACTTGGATAGTATCGGTTTTAGTACCAAGGGTGGCTTAGTCGTTAGTGGGGAGTGGCGTGATTCGGATGATGAGGGTAAGACCCGTGTATGGGATATGTCAGGAAAATTATTGACTGCTTTTGAAGATGGGCATCAAACGGAAGTTACAAGTATAAGTCTTAGTGCTGATGGCAGCTTACTAGCCACTCTTGACAGATCCGGAACTGCCAAGTTATGGCGTATAGGAGGATTCAATGAACTAATAGTCAAGGGTTGTAATTGGGTGCGAGACTATTTGGAGACGAACCCCAATCTTGACGAGAGCGATCGCAATCTCTGCAAGAATGTACCCCCTCTCTAA